The Triticum urartu cultivar G1812 chromosome 5, Tu2.1, whole genome shotgun sequence genome contains the following window.
CCGTTCGCGGTCTGCAGGGCTGGCATGGTAATCGGGGCGGTGTTGGGCTTTGCTACAGGGGGCACACTGTGCGGGACGGCGGGGTTCTTGGATGTTATGGGATTGTTGGTGACCGTCGGCAAGACCATGGTGCTGAAACTGATGTAGGTGCACGGCTGAGAGTCATGACGGTGGCGGCCTCTGTTGGACGCAACGACAGTGTCACGCGGTGGCCATCGAGGGAAAGAGAGGGCGGCGGCGATGGCCTGTCCTCACTGCACCTAGACGGACGTGACAAGGAGATCAAGGGGCGGAACCGCGAATCTAAAGGCGTGTCAGCCGAAGTGTCCTTTTTTTACCGGTTGAAACATATAATTAATTGTTGTTAGTTCCAAGTCATTAACAGTTGCATTAGTAAAAACCATTTTTTTTCTGAACATTAGTAgtcacaagcgctcatatacacacGCATACACTCATTTATGTGAACGCATACACGCATACCCTACCCCTATATATGAGCACCTTTGAGagactgagccgacatatcatcttgagatttacgaagtcaccgtaggcccCTCGTCAACATTAGGACTTGAACCTTAATGGGCTGAAAAATATCACTGTctctctaaccatccaaccacatgttggttggTTCGCAAAACACCATTTTTATTTTGGGATGGCGGGTTATTAACAACTGGAACATGGGTTTATCCCCGGATATTACCCAACCAACTATAAAAACGAGTTGGGCAGCACTAACCATCACCGATCATATCATATTTGTCTTCTGCCTCCTCGCGCTCACACCATCGTAACTGTTTCACTCCCTATGCTGCTCTCGGCTTCCCTGTCTTGGGCTCCTAGCGACCGCATGCACGGCTGCACGAGGGCAAGTCTACAAAACTAGGCCCATTACTAACCTACACCCGGTGAAGAGCGATAAGATTTTGGGGCGTGTCTCCTGACCACTGCTTGCTCGTCGATGTTAAACTACTTTCATGAGTTTGACTCAGACTTCGCTAAGATTGTCATGGCCAACATTGCCAGCACTACTGCCACCAACAAGGTCACCCTTCTTTGGTTCAAGTGAATTTTGGAAACATGCTAGTTAACAAAAATGGATGTGTGCATTGTATTGATGTAGAGAACAGAGATAACCTCATTTCAGATGAAAAAAAACAATTAATCGACTATGACTAACTGCTCTTTATGCTATTTCCTAGAAGTTTATAAACAAATTCGTTCAAAACATGATTACTAGTGTTGATAAAAAGGATGCTTAAATGGAGTCGGCTAATTAAGTTTTAGATAAGTATATTGAATTTATGCTTCAGCCAGCTGCTCCAAAAGTCTGAACTAACGAACAAAGATAGACAATATTATATTTCAACACTCTCCCTCACATCTATTTTTTTAGTCTTTATGTGTTCAGCGTAGGTCATAGAATCTTTTTTTTAATAGTGCGTCGAGAAGGTCTTGAACTTGAGACATCTTGACTCCGATACCATAACGAATTCATGCTCCATCTAGTTGCTACAAGAGTCCGAATTGATGAAGAAAAGCGGGCAATTCCACGGCCTCTATTTCTTCTATTTTCCCCTTCTCATTTTTTGGTATGTAATTACTGTAGTCAGGCAGAGAAACTCTATTTCTTCTGTTCTCCCCTTCTCTCTGTTATAATTCCATAGCCCTTGTGTTTTCTTCTCAAACCACTAGCTCTATTTTTGAAAGAGTTGTACTTCTCTGTCATAGTCCCATGCATAAAAACTGCATCTTTCAGGCCCTCTCAAGGACCAGCATAACAAACATTCAGGAGGAACCAGGCGATTGGGTTTTGGAGACACCTCCTCAGCGTGCTTTCACGTGGTGGCGCGCTCTGGATATGGTCACGGCACGACGGAGCCCGGCCGCCGGCTGCCTTCCGTCGACCGTTTAGTCGGTCGTTTCTCTGCTACCGCGTCTACATCTGGAATCAGATAACGATAAATTACCAATAGCATGCAGAATCTTCTCTCGGCTGTTGGTCGGACATTATATTCTTCATCAAGCGTGGCTGATTGGTGGTTTCAGTCGTACACTTGAGAATAAAATACCTGAATCTATGATCAGTCTACGAAACGGGAGCCCTGGGTGTGGTCAGTTCACTAGTTCAGTATGCACCGGTACAATTAAGTCACCATTTCTATTAGGGTACCAGGTCACTTAATCTTGATCGCGTAAACATGGATTCCGTGTCCATGATACGCTTCGGTTGAGTAAATTAAAACATAAACATCCATTTGGTAGACAGCCGCCGGTACGTCACAGTGTCCAGGAGGAGCCGGAGCTAGCCGCCTCTTGCTCGAGTCTGGGTCAGCCAGTAAGAACAACTTAGGAGAATCGTCGAAAGAACAGTCTCCATAATCATTATGAAATGCATTATACAAAATTTTATATACTTAAAAGAGTGATTCTCCCATCGCAGAATAAAAAAAAATAAGAGAGTGATCCTCGCTACTTTTAATTATCTCAATATGGGTGTTTTTACAACATCATTGTTATTGTGGTTGTTGCGTTCCACTGGCACCTGATATATGCATAAGAGCCCTCTACCATGCAACATGCATTGGTGCATTATGTGCGGTTTTAAATTACATTGCACAAATTATGACATGCACTACAACTCACTACATATTTTTCCTAGCCATGCAACCATGCCACGTCAATTAGCCATGCATGTAAGTTATAAGTTATATTTTTTGCATTAGCATACCCATGTAGCACTGCCACATCATCAGTTCATGCATGTAAGTCATCATTTTTCTTACAATAGATTTTGTGCTCTCATAGACATGGTACATATGTTGGGTACTTGGAGCATACTTATATAGTTTTTCACTTTTTTTTATAAACGGCACTTTTCCTCAAATGCTAAATAGCTACccccatccgttccaaaataagtgtaaCTACCTATTTTTCCTAACCATGCAATCATGCCTTATCAGCAAGCCGTGCCTATAAGTTTTGAGCTACATTTTTTTTGCAATAGTATATCCATGAAGCACAACCATTCCGCGTCATCGGTTCATGCATGTAAGCCATCAGTTAATTCTTATGCAATAAGTTTTGTGCTCTTATGGACATGGTAAATGTGTTGGGCGCTTGGATCACCCTTATATAATTGATTCTTCACTTCTTTTTAGAAACAACACTCTTCTAACTGTAATCgttttttttttgcttttatACATCATTTTTAGCGTCCAGAAACAGCCTCTCTCGAGAGTCAGGTCCTATCTCGAAGAAGGCTCTCATCCTCCACAACCTTGACCACCACAAACAAGAGGGTAAAACCTTCTTCCTCCTAGaagggaggccaaggaagaaggagaaggcgggggctctctcccctcccTTCCTACGCCGCCGGAACACCTCCGGAGGGACCACCATCACCGCCATTGCCTCCAACACTCATATACTTCCACATCGACATTGGAGAGTCCTAGAATAACTCACTGCACTTAGTCCAGTGAAGTGGGGCAGGCTCAGAATTGAGGCATTTAAAACGAATGGCCAATTATTTTGATTTTAGTCCGATATGTATAGAACTTTGAACATCCTATGCTTTTAATAGGAGTTGCATTTGTTTGCAAGTACTTAAATGTATGGACGGATTGTCActgattttgaaaattttgacAGAAAGAAGAGAGCAGATAAGCAGCGAAAATTTGATGAACATCTTGGGCCGTCCATTTGGCGATTCCAGTTTAAGATGCACTCTGTTCGAGCTTTGCTACGCCTACGTAAATATTGATATGTAACTTACGAACATGATGACCTGGCTTGATTTGGTTGGAAGGAAAAAAGAAAGCCTAGGCCCACCCCGTGAAATTcagaggggggaggggggtgtgATTGGTTGAGTAAATTCAGAATGTAGCTTTACATAATAAAGTTATGTAGGTGTAGCATTTTTGCCTCCATTTCGTAGAAATTTTAGTTAGCCTAGATTGGAGCTTTGCCACATTAACAGGCAATTACGGGGGCTTTACGGGGCTGGGCGCCCACCCCACCAGTTAGAGCATCTTCAACAGGCGCACAAAAACGGCTCTGCATGCTAAAATTCAGGTTTTATGGGCGTTGGATAGCTCCAGCAGAAACTGAAAAATAGTGCATGCAGAAAAAAGGTTTGAGCACGCACCAAAAAGCGCTATCACAAGCTACAAATTTGGGGCGCTGGATTGCGCGCTTCACAATTTGCACTGCGTGTTTTTTGAGCGCGTGTTTTTTGGTATCTGCTAAACCAATATTGGGTCCGGCGTGCTAAAAGTATTACAATGGCGCGCAGCGCGTGAAACGTTTATGCtcctattggagatgctcttatttCAGAGGAAAATGCTATTTAGCTCAATTAAAAAAAAGTCAACTGATCCGCAAAGTCCCGTTGCTTTAGTCCATGTGTTTACCATTTTTGCCTATATTGTCAAGAGCACGTTCTGGAAACAAAAAGTCTACCACCCTCCAGGGGTTTCTTTCACCGTACGTACAAATTAATTCCAATTCGCCTAGGTTAATTGTTAACACTAATGCCTCCTTTGATTTATAGGATAAGAATGTTATAGAAATAAGAAAAACATAGAAAATGAGACATGTATCTTAATTTCTAAAAGAAAGAGATATCATTTGATgtataggataggaatttttctaTTGAGTCTTAGCTAATGTTTTTTTCCTTCAAAATatgaaggattgattcctatcctacataTGAATAGGAATctattcctacaaaccaaagggcttcaaaaaaaatttcctatgcaaaTCTTATCCTATAGAAATCGTACAAACCAAAAAGCAAAGAAGGCCTCAACAGTAAGTCACATGTACGTAGTCACCAACACTACACCCGTACACGAGCACCGACCGACTGACCGATCGTAGCTGCCGGCCGTGAAGGCATAGATGACGACGACGCCTTATAAATTCGCACCCAAACACATGCTTCCCTCCATGCAAGAGATTAGCTCCTCCTTCCATACTCCAACAATGGAGCTCGTAGCACTGCCGTTGCTCGGTTTGCTGGTCTTCTTACTCGTCAACCTCGTCGTGAAGAGGATGTACGCGCACTCCCCGCCGGCGCCACGCAAGCGACTGCCGCCCGGGCCATGGCAGCTGCCGCTCGTCGGCAGCCTCCACCACGTCCTGCTGTCGCGCCACGGCGCCCTGCCGCACCGGGCCCTGAGGGAGCTCGCGGGCAGGCACGGCCCGCTCATGCTGCTCCGCTTCGGCGCCGTGCCCACGCTGGTCGTCTCCTCCGCCGAGGCCGCCAGGGAGGTCCTCAAGACGCACGACGCCGCCTTCGCCAGCCGCCACATGACGCCCATGCTGTCCGTCTTCACCCGCGGCGGGCAGGACGTCCTCTTCTCCCCCTGCGGCGACCTCTGGCGCCAGCTCCGCCGGGTGTGCGTGCTCGAGCTCCTCAGCGCGCGCCGCGTCCAGTCCTTCCGCCACATccgcgaggaggaggccggcggcctGCTCCGCTCCGTCGCCGACGAGTGCGCTCGCTCTCGCTCCGACAACGGCGCCGTCGTGGAGATCGGCGAGCGGCTGGCACGCGTGGTGAACGACGTCGTGGTGCGGTCGGCCGTCGGCAGCCGGTGCGCGCGGCGCGAGGAGTTCCTGCACGACCTCGACGAGACCGCGAGGCTGACGGCCGGCAACAGCCTGTCCGACCTGTTCCCGTCGTCGGCGCTGGCGCGCTGGATCGGCAGCGGGCTTCGCGAGGCCGAGCAGTGCAACCGCAACGCGCGCGACATCCTGAGCGACATCATCCGCGAGCGCGCCGAGGGCGGCCAAggcagcggcggcgacggcgaggacGACCTGCTCGGCGTGCTGCTGAGGGTGCAGAAGGACGGCGGCGCCCTCACCACggacatcatcatcaccgtcgtccTGGTTACCACTTACCACTCCCCTTTTCTCATTTCAAAGTTGATCGAAGCACGTCACGCTCTCTTAGTACCATCGTCTACTAATTCCAGGAGGTTTTTGCGGCCGGGAGCGAGACGTCGGCCACGACGCTGGAATGGGCCATGTCGGAGCTGGTGAAGGAGCCGCGCCTCCTCCGCAAGGCGCAGGCCGAGGTCCGGGAGGCGTTCAGAGGCCAGCAGAAGCTGACCGAGGGCGACATGGGGAAGCTGAGCTACCTCCACCTGGTGATCAAGGAGACGCTGCGGCTGCACACGCCGGTGCCGTTCCTGCTGCCCCGGCGGTGCCGGGAGGCGTGCGAGGTGATGGGCTACGACGTCCCCGAGGGGACCAGGGTGCTGGTGAACGCGTGGGCCATGGCCCGGGACGGCGCCTACTGGGAGGACGCCGAGGTGTTCAGGCCGGAGAGGTTCGAGGAGGAGAGCGCCGCCGCCGCAGTGGACTTCAGGGGCGGCGACTTCGAGTTCATCCCCTTCGGCGCCGGCAGGAGGATGTGCCCCGGCATAGCGCTCGGCCTGGCCAACATGGA
Protein-coding sequences here:
- the LOC125507434 gene encoding zealexin A1 synthase-like codes for the protein MELVALPLLGLLVFLLVNLVVKRMYAHSPPAPRKRLPPGPWQLPLVGSLHHVLLSRHGALPHRALRELAGRHGPLMLLRFGAVPTLVVSSAEAAREVLKTHDAAFASRHMTPMLSVFTRGGQDVLFSPCGDLWRQLRRVCVLELLSARRVQSFRHIREEEAGGLLRSVADECARSRSDNGAVVEIGERLARVVNDVVVRSAVGSRCARREEFLHDLDETARLTAGNSLSDLFPSSALARWIGSGLREAEQCNRNARDILSDIIRERAEGGQGSGGDGEDDLLGVLLRVQKDGGALTTDIIITVVLEVFAAGSETSATTLEWAMSELVKEPRLLRKAQAEVREAFRGQQKLTEGDMGKLSYLHLVIKETLRLHTPVPFLLPRRCREACEVMGYDVPEGTRVLVNAWAMARDGAYWEDAEVFRPERFEEESAAAAVDFRGGDFEFIPFGAGRRMCPGIALGLANMELVLAGLLYHFDWELPDGGRPEELDMSEAFGLAIRRKSKLVLRATQRIPVAN